The proteins below come from a single Faecalibaculum rodentium genomic window:
- a CDS encoding HU family DNA-binding protein: MEKTLTKKDLADLLAEAGLELNKTQAAEAVNVMLDAFTNTLKDGGTVDMFGFGKFTVTERAARSGINPATREKIEIAATKAVKFKPAKALKDALQ, from the coding sequence ATGGAAAAGACACTGACGAAAAAGGATCTGGCGGATCTGCTGGCAGAAGCCGGACTGGAGCTGAACAAGACACAGGCGGCGGAGGCTGTCAATGTCATGCTGGATGCCTTCACGAATACACTGAAGGATGGTGGGACAGTGGATATGTTCGGTTTCGGCAAGTTTACGGTGACCGAGCGTGCGGCCCGTTCAGGGATCAACCCGGCAACGCGGGAGAAAATCGAGATCGCGGCCACGAAGGCGGTCAAGTTCAAGCCTGCCAAGGCGCTCAAGGACGCACTGCAGTAA
- the ltrA gene encoding group II intron reverse transcriptase/maturase, which produces MNQTRLIQPEDLSTQEIFSMENLTNACRQVRRNNGAAGVDGVKARELPACPGEYWERLREQILGRSYKPLPAKRTDIPKPDGSLRGLNVPAARDRVIQACLANYLDYRKDFEMSNSSYGFRKNRRCEQAILKGLEFMNDGYDWIVDIDLRKFFDTVDQDRLIRLIDNLFHNRDVTSLTRKFVRAGVMIDGRLVRTERGIPQGGPLSPVLANIYLDQADKELESRGLRFTRYADDMLIYVKSEAAANRVMKSFSNYLEKKLKLEVNASKSKVARPDEVKYLGFGFKRNKREWKAIPHEKSIHEFEQKIMKLTKRNWSVSLEERIEKINQVIRGWSNYFRCAWLYKETVRKLDSKLRRRIRAIIWKQWKSIRKKEESLIKLGCPRDKAHSYACARQGYVRCAITFLNKYIRNIHLKKKGLLSMEEYFDTVAVRFMKTFVRTAQCRTARWVV; this is translated from the coding sequence ATGAACCAGACCAGACTGATACAGCCGGAAGACCTGAGCACACAGGAAATCTTCTCCATGGAGAACCTGACCAATGCGTGCAGACAGGTACGGCGAAACAATGGAGCTGCAGGGGTAGATGGAGTCAAAGCCAGAGAACTTCCTGCCTGCCCCGGAGAGTATTGGGAGCGACTGCGGGAACAGATACTGGGCCGCAGTTATAAACCACTGCCAGCCAAAAGGACCGATATCCCGAAACCGGATGGGAGCCTGCGGGGGCTCAATGTCCCGGCTGCCAGAGATAGAGTCATACAGGCCTGTCTGGCAAACTATCTGGATTACAGGAAGGACTTCGAGATGAGCAACAGCTCATACGGGTTCAGGAAGAACAGGAGATGTGAACAGGCGATACTGAAAGGCCTTGAGTTCATGAACGACGGGTATGACTGGATCGTCGACATCGACCTGAGGAAATTCTTCGACACGGTGGACCAGGACAGACTGATACGACTGATAGACAACCTGTTCCATAACAGGGACGTCACGTCGCTGACAAGGAAGTTCGTCAGAGCGGGAGTCATGATAGACGGAAGGCTTGTCAGGACAGAAAGAGGCATCCCGCAGGGAGGGCCGCTTTCGCCGGTACTGGCCAACATCTATCTGGACCAGGCAGACAAGGAACTGGAAAGCAGAGGGCTGAGATTCACGAGATACGCAGACGATATGCTCATCTATGTGAAATCGGAAGCCGCCGCCAACAGAGTGATGAAGTCATTCAGCAACTATCTTGAAAAGAAGCTGAAGCTGGAAGTGAATGCTTCAAAATCGAAAGTGGCCAGACCGGATGAAGTGAAATATCTGGGGTTTGGCTTCAAAAGGAACAAAAGGGAATGGAAGGCGATACCGCATGAGAAGTCCATTCATGAGTTCGAGCAGAAGATAATGAAGCTGACAAAACGGAACTGGAGCGTATCTCTTGAGGAGAGGATTGAAAAAATCAATCAGGTCATCAGGGGATGGAGCAATTATTTCAGGTGTGCATGGCTGTATAAAGAAACGGTGCGCAAACTGGACAGCAAGCTCCGGAGAAGAATCAGGGCCATCATCTGGAAGCAGTGGAAAAGCATCAGGAAAAAAGAAGAGAGCCTCATCAAACTGGGATGTCCCAGAGACAAGGCTCACTCATATGCGTGTGCACGACAGGGATATGTCCGTTGTGCAATCACATTCCTGAACAAGTATATCAGAAATATACACCTGAAAAAGAAAGGCCTTCTATCCATGGAGGAATACTTCGATACGGTGGCAGTAAGGTTCATGAAAACATTTGTACGAACCGCCCAGTGCCGAACGGCACGCTGGGTGGTGTGA
- a CDS encoding Maf family protein, giving the protein MELILASQSPRRKQLLEEQGYKADVHPAEIAETISTTMPLDEALERLALDKARAVQPAFPDRTILAADTVVVYGGEILGKPSDDREACDYLMRLSGETHQVKTGVCILTPELEITFTDTTDVHFRVLEDQEILEYTDSGRALDKAGAYGIQDSGFVDRISGSWSNVVGLPMEKVEEVLDYLCRKGCATAV; this is encoded by the coding sequence ATGGAACTCATCCTTGCCAGTCAGTCCCCGCGGCGAAAGCAGCTCCTCGAGGAGCAGGGATATAAGGCTGATGTTCACCCGGCAGAAATTGCCGAGACGATTTCCACGACAATGCCCCTGGATGAGGCCCTGGAGCGCCTGGCGCTGGACAAGGCCCGTGCAGTACAGCCGGCTTTTCCTGACAGAACCATTCTCGCGGCCGATACGGTTGTGGTGTATGGAGGCGAGATCCTGGGAAAGCCGTCGGATGACCGGGAAGCCTGTGATTACCTCATGCGGCTGTCCGGAGAAACGCACCAGGTGAAGACCGGTGTGTGCATCCTGACACCGGAGCTGGAAATCACGTTCACCGACACCACAGATGTGCATTTCCGGGTTCTGGAGGACCAGGAAATCCTGGAATATACGGATTCAGGCCGTGCGCTGGACAAAGCCGGTGCCTACGGGATCCAGGATTCCGGGTTTGTGGACCGCATCAGCGGCTCCTGGAGCAACGTTGTGGGACTTCCGATGGAAAAAGTGGAAGAAGTTCTCGATTATTTGTGCAGAAAGGGTTGCGCAACCGCCGTGTGA
- a CDS encoding TIGR01906 family membrane protein → MTLRRLAAWFWGMAAILAMLLTIVDLQALDTGWYDDWYRHSDLAERLDVPEESLEEAMSMMLEYVRGDRSTMDGSLAGIGEVYNAREKAHMKDVRHLYEQAMAAKYTAWAIVGLGVVIAGWKKAWKTLALGYLQAGLCWLFLLAFLGLWAATGFTDFWTHFHELFFNNDLWLLDPATDFMIRICPESLFFDLVIRIVLEITAVAVTGGVVSWLVLRSGRR, encoded by the coding sequence GTGACGCTCAGACGGCTGGCGGCCTGGTTCTGGGGCATGGCGGCGATCCTGGCGATGCTGTTGACAATCGTCGACCTGCAGGCGCTGGACACAGGCTGGTACGATGACTGGTACCGCCACTCGGACCTGGCAGAAAGGCTGGATGTGCCGGAAGAAAGCCTGGAGGAAGCCATGTCCATGATGCTGGAGTATGTCAGGGGGGACCGAAGCACCATGGACGGCTCTTTGGCGGGGATCGGCGAGGTCTACAATGCACGGGAAAAGGCGCACATGAAGGATGTGCGCCATCTGTATGAACAGGCAATGGCCGCAAAATACACTGCCTGGGCCATTGTGGGTCTGGGCGTTGTGATCGCAGGATGGAAAAAAGCCTGGAAAACGCTGGCCCTGGGGTATCTGCAGGCAGGGCTCTGCTGGCTGTTCCTGCTGGCGTTCCTGGGGCTGTGGGCTGCAACCGGATTCACGGATTTCTGGACGCATTTCCACGAGCTGTTTTTCAACAACGACCTGTGGCTGCTTGATCCCGCCACGGATTTCATGATCCGCATCTGTCCGGAATCGCTGTTCTTCGACCTGGTGATCCGCATCGTGCTGGAAATCACAGCGGTTGCAGTGACCGGGGGTGTTGTATCCTGGCTGGTGCTGCGAAGTGGCAGGCGTTGA
- a CDS encoding ACT domain-containing protein, with the protein MSKYYVVSSEILPEVLEKVMEAHQLLNSGEATRISEAVAKVGISRGTFYKYKDAVFSFSQDESTRKAIISFVIRHEKGALAQVINLLSRSQANILSLNQTAPINGIASLTITIDMADLETSPEDLIRVLQDLPAVSRTELVAVE; encoded by the coding sequence ATGAGTAAGTACTATGTGGTCTCCAGCGAGATCCTGCCCGAGGTGCTGGAGAAGGTCATGGAAGCCCACCAGCTGCTGAATTCCGGGGAAGCCACCCGGATCTCCGAGGCCGTGGCCAAAGTGGGGATCTCCCGCGGTACGTTCTATAAATACAAGGATGCGGTGTTCAGCTTCTCCCAGGACGAGTCCACGCGCAAAGCCATCATTTCCTTTGTCATCCGCCATGAAAAGGGGGCGCTGGCCCAGGTGATCAACCTGCTCAGCCGCTCCCAGGCCAACATTCTGTCCCTGAACCAGACTGCACCGATCAACGGCATTGCCAGCCTGACGATCACCATTGACATGGCGGACCTGGAAACAAGTCCCGAGGACCTGATCCGGGTGCTGCAGGATCTGCCGGCGGTGAGCCGGACAGAACTGGTGGCAGTGGAGTGA
- the thrB gene encoding homoserine kinase, giving the protein MIRISVPATSANCSVGFDTMGLALDWRGMFLFEQADSLRITGCPEAYAGEDNLIWKAYLTGCEAGGFSPDPLHIHIESDIPFARGLGSSATCIVAGLAAAWEVHGQPAPRHEILALAAGMEGHPDNVAPAIFGNLCTTVMDRDQAVMCATDMSLWHALAIVPENEVSTAEARKVLPATVSLKEAALQAGRAALFVQGLERGDQQLVCAACQDVLHEPWRKALIPQYSRLKDACEANAVPLWISGSGSTMLAISRDRSQLESMQAWVRKEMGLDSRLTNPDREGLQIFHE; this is encoded by the coding sequence ATGATCCGCATCAGTGTACCGGCCACCAGCGCCAACTGTTCGGTAGGATTCGATACGATGGGACTGGCCCTGGACTGGCGGGGGATGTTTCTGTTCGAACAGGCTGACAGCCTGCGCATTACGGGCTGTCCCGAGGCGTATGCCGGAGAGGACAATCTCATCTGGAAAGCCTACCTGACGGGATGTGAGGCCGGCGGGTTTTCGCCGGATCCCCTCCATATTCATATAGAGTCTGACATTCCTTTTGCCCGGGGACTGGGGTCCAGTGCCACGTGCATCGTGGCGGGTCTGGCTGCGGCGTGGGAAGTCCACGGCCAGCCGGCTCCCAGACATGAGATCCTGGCCCTGGCTGCAGGCATGGAAGGACACCCGGACAACGTGGCGCCGGCCATTTTCGGCAACCTGTGCACGACGGTCATGGACCGGGACCAGGCGGTGATGTGTGCAACAGACATGAGTCTCTGGCATGCACTGGCCATTGTGCCGGAAAATGAAGTCTCCACCGCCGAGGCCAGGAAAGTGCTTCCGGCGACAGTATCTCTGAAGGAAGCGGCCCTTCAGGCCGGGCGGGCAGCTCTGTTTGTCCAGGGACTGGAACGCGGTGACCAGCAGCTGGTTTGCGCTGCGTGTCAGGATGTGCTCCATGAGCCCTGGAGAAAGGCGCTCATTCCCCAGTACAGTCGGCTGAAGGACGCCTGTGAAGCCAATGCGGTCCCCCTGTGGATCTCCGGCTCGGGCAGCACCATGCTGGCCATCAGCCGGGACCGCTCACAGCTGGAGAGCATGCAGGCATGGGTCCGGAAGGAGATGGGCCTGGACAGCCGGCTCACGAACCCCGACCGGGAAGGACTGCAGATCTTCCATGAGTAA
- the thrC gene encoding threonine synthase translates to MVTSYHSTRNKGIQAGAREAVLTGIASDGGLFVRPDLGTEKADLDRILNQSYQENAAYILGLLLPDYTEEELKQAVAAAYTGTFADKAITPLKPVGDLHVLELFHGPTSAFKDVALTMLPQLMSIALQDTEDSAMILTATSGDTGKAALSGFRDVDRTGIAVFYPEGKVSQIQYRQMATQQGSNVKVFAVRGNFDDAQSAVKQLFLDEDLGQWAAGQNIRLSSANSINVGRLVPQVVYYFEAWKQLVNQGVIGRDDKVSFSVPTGNFGDVLAGYYAYRLGLPVKKFVVASNANNVLTEFITTGVYDRNRPFVKTISPSMDILISSNLERLLYYMTDGNTEQVAAWMQELAETGRYEVTPEVLERIRSLFEADYADDAATKETIADVYKEERYVLDPHSAIGYRAGLAKKDDTPMVVLATASPYKFAQDVMQALTGEELGEWDALHRLQELCQDPIPAGLAALENARILHEAVIGVPGMKEAVQGACSLVKNGETA, encoded by the coding sequence ATGGTTACATCCTACCATTCAACAAGAAACAAGGGGATACAGGCAGGTGCCAGGGAAGCGGTCCTGACAGGCATCGCCAGCGACGGCGGTCTGTTTGTCAGACCGGATCTGGGAACGGAAAAAGCAGACCTGGACCGCATCCTGAATCAGTCGTATCAGGAGAATGCCGCATACATTCTCGGCCTGCTCCTGCCGGACTATACAGAGGAAGAACTGAAACAGGCAGTGGCGGCCGCCTACACCGGCACATTTGCCGACAAAGCCATCACGCCTCTGAAACCCGTCGGCGACCTGCATGTCCTGGAGCTGTTCCATGGACCCACCTCCGCCTTCAAGGACGTTGCGCTCACCATGCTGCCGCAGCTCATGAGCATCGCCCTGCAGGATACGGAAGATTCCGCCATGATCCTGACTGCCACCTCCGGTGACACGGGCAAGGCGGCACTCTCCGGATTCCGGGATGTGGACCGGACAGGCATTGCCGTCTTCTATCCCGAGGGCAAGGTGTCCCAGATCCAGTACCGGCAGATGGCCACCCAGCAGGGAAGCAACGTGAAGGTCTTCGCCGTGCGGGGCAACTTCGACGATGCCCAGTCTGCGGTGAAGCAGCTGTTCCTGGATGAAGACCTTGGCCAGTGGGCGGCCGGGCAGAACATCCGTCTGTCCAGCGCCAACTCCATCAATGTCGGCCGTCTCGTGCCGCAGGTGGTCTACTATTTCGAAGCCTGGAAGCAGCTGGTCAACCAGGGTGTCATCGGCCGTGATGACAAGGTGTCCTTCTCTGTGCCCACAGGCAACTTCGGTGACGTGCTGGCAGGCTACTATGCATACAGGCTGGGACTGCCGGTGAAGAAGTTTGTCGTGGCCAGCAATGCCAACAACGTGCTGACGGAATTCATCACCACGGGTGTGTATGACCGGAACCGTCCGTTCGTGAAGACGATTTCCCCGAGCATGGACATCCTGATTTCCTCCAACCTGGAGCGCCTGCTCTACTACATGACAGACGGAAACACGGAACAGGTGGCTGCCTGGATGCAGGAACTGGCCGAAACCGGACGGTATGAAGTCACGCCGGAGGTCCTGGAACGGATCCGGTCGCTGTTTGAAGCCGACTATGCGGATGATGCCGCCACGAAGGAAACCATTGCTGATGTATATAAAGAGGAACGCTATGTGCTGGATCCTCACAGCGCCATTGGCTATCGGGCGGGTCTGGCGAAAAAAGACGACACCCCGATGGTGGTCCTTGCCACGGCGTCTCCCTACAAATTTGCACAGGATGTGATGCAGGCGCTGACCGGTGAAGAGCTCGGGGAATGGGATGCGCTGCACCGGCTGCAGGAACTCTGTCAGGATCCCATCCCGGCAGGACTGGCTGCCCTGGAGAACGCCAGGATCCTCCACGAGGCTGTTATCGGGGTTCCGGGGATGAAGGAAGCCGTGCAGGGGGCCTGCTCTTTGGTGAAAAACGGAGAGACCGCATGA
- a CDS encoding homoserine dehydrogenase: MQAVLLGYGTVGKGVEKLVNTVDGLDMKAVFVLPEFEDLPYFSNDGEGLVTDPDVDVVFECLSGTEPSNTLIRKALEAGKHVITSNKATVAPNLEDYVKLAEENGGSIQIEASVAGGIPFLDAVLKLQKLEDLNGFEGIFNGTSNYILDQMQKEGQDLSTALRDAQAMGYAEADPTNDVEGMDVWYKTVITNMLAYNTKNDGLRKPLGISKLTPEDIALARGENKVIRHISRSVQKDGRYASVIAPAFLNRDDYLANVPSNYNAQLIYADSFDKIGLFGQGAGQMATAQAMLANALDTMEGTERPIRLDRNLKQDDSLIQETWLVRSEADLSSIPTARVKEGSYWLIGPAGADVIDRIQELDPQAMIALWR, translated from the coding sequence ATGCAGGCTGTATTATTAGGATATGGAACCGTGGGAAAAGGCGTCGAAAAACTTGTGAACACGGTGGATGGACTGGACATGAAGGCAGTGTTCGTTCTGCCGGAATTCGAGGATCTTCCCTATTTCTCCAACGACGGCGAGGGCCTGGTGACGGATCCGGACGTGGATGTGGTGTTCGAATGCCTCTCCGGCACCGAACCGTCCAACACCCTGATCCGCAAGGCGCTGGAGGCAGGCAAGCACGTCATCACATCCAACAAGGCCACAGTGGCCCCCAATCTGGAAGACTATGTGAAGCTGGCGGAAGAAAACGGCGGATCGATCCAGATCGAAGCCAGCGTGGCCGGCGGGATCCCCTTCCTGGATGCCGTGCTGAAGCTGCAGAAGCTGGAAGACCTGAATGGATTCGAGGGCATCTTCAACGGCACCTCCAACTATATCCTGGACCAGATGCAGAAAGAGGGGCAGGACCTGTCGACGGCACTGCGGGATGCACAGGCCATGGGATACGCCGAAGCGGACCCCACCAATGACGTGGAAGGCATGGATGTCTGGTACAAGACCGTGATCACCAATATGCTGGCATACAACACGAAAAACGACGGTCTGAGAAAGCCCCTTGGCATCTCGAAGCTCACACCGGAAGACATTGCGCTGGCCAGAGGCGAAAACAAAGTGATCCGCCACATTTCACGGTCCGTGCAGAAAGACGGGCGCTATGCATCCGTGATTGCGCCTGCGTTCCTGAACCGGGACGACTATCTGGCCAATGTGCCGTCCAACTACAATGCGCAGCTCATCTATGCCGACAGCTTCGACAAGATCGGCCTGTTCGGCCAGGGTGCCGGACAGATGGCAACGGCCCAGGCCATGCTGGCCAACGCACTCGACACGATGGAAGGCACAGAGCGCCCGATCCGCCTGGACAGAAACCTGAAGCAGGACGATTCCCTGATTCAGGAAACCTGGCTGGTCCGCTCGGAGGCAGACCTCTCTTCCATTCCGACAGCCAGAGTGAAGGAAGGATCATACTGGCTGATCGGACCGGCAGGCGCCGATGTGATCGACCGCATCCAGGAACTGGATCCGCAGGCCATGATCGCCCTCTGGCGGTAA
- a CDS encoding aspartate kinase, with the protein MLKVTKFGGSSVADACQFRKVRDIIQSDPDRRYVVVSAPGRRTPADAKLTDLLYLLDAHRQYHVDASNVYRIIRERILGIQKELGLKQNMAGELDAFYANLNQMKQDEIVSRGEYWCAKMMAEFLGFPFVDARDVICFNLDKTIDFKATKAKLQAKMAEYEHFVFPGFYGSTANGRIQVFTRGGGDITGAILANVMDADVYENWTDVSGFLMADPTIVDKPHEITHITYSELRELSYMGASVLHEEAIFPVKERNIPIHILNTNRPQDPGTFIQENRKTKSHYPITGIAGKSGFVSLYVYKKHMSSEVGYMRKVLSILEDYNVSIEHIPSGIDSFTVVMEEKDVENTLYEIVSRIKRELKPDEVKVQDNISLISTVGKRMSDSPGMAGRLFTALGRENISIMMIAQDSNEINITVAVETPDFETAVKAIYDEFVTKEDLQG; encoded by the coding sequence ATGCTGAAAGTCACGAAATTCGGCGGGTCGTCAGTTGCCGATGCCTGTCAGTTCCGCAAGGTCCGGGACATCATCCAGTCCGATCCCGACCGCCGCTATGTCGTTGTGTCCGCACCAGGTCGGAGAACCCCCGCAGATGCCAAGCTCACCGACCTGCTCTACCTGCTGGATGCCCACCGTCAGTATCACGTGGACGCCTCCAATGTCTACCGCATCATCCGGGAGCGGATCCTGGGGATCCAGAAGGAACTGGGCCTGAAGCAGAACATGGCCGGGGAACTGGATGCCTTCTATGCGAACCTGAACCAGATGAAGCAGGACGAAATCGTGTCCCGGGGCGAATACTGGTGCGCGAAAATGATGGCGGAATTCCTGGGCTTCCCCTTTGTGGATGCCAGGGATGTCATCTGCTTCAACCTGGACAAAACCATCGACTTCAAGGCGACGAAAGCCAAGCTGCAGGCCAAGATGGCAGAATACGAACACTTCGTCTTCCCGGGATTCTACGGATCCACGGCCAACGGACGCATCCAGGTGTTCACCCGCGGCGGAGGGGACATCACCGGTGCGATCCTGGCCAACGTCATGGATGCGGATGTCTACGAGAACTGGACCGATGTGTCCGGATTCCTCATGGCAGATCCGACCATCGTGGACAAGCCCCATGAAATCACCCACATCACCTACTCCGAGCTGCGGGAACTCTCCTACATGGGGGCCAGCGTGCTGCATGAAGAGGCGATTTTCCCGGTCAAGGAACGCAACATTCCCATCCACATCCTGAACACCAACCGGCCGCAGGATCCGGGAACGTTCATCCAGGAAAACCGGAAAACGAAGTCCCATTATCCCATCACAGGCATCGCCGGAAAATCCGGGTTTGTATCCTTATATGTATACAAGAAACACATGTCCAGCGAAGTGGGCTACATGCGGAAGGTTCTGTCCATCCTGGAGGACTACAACGTGTCCATCGAGCACATCCCGTCGGGCATCGACAGCTTCACGGTGGTCATGGAAGAAAAGGACGTGGAAAACACGCTGTACGAAATCGTGTCCCGGATCAAGCGGGAGCTGAAGCCGGATGAGGTGAAGGTGCAGGACAACATTTCACTGATCAGTACCGTGGGAAAGCGCATGAGCGATTCCCCAGGCATGGCCGGGCGGCTGTTCACGGCCCTGGGCAGGGAAAACATCAGCATCATGATGATTGCCCAGGACTCCAATGAGATCAACATCACGGTGGCGGTGGAAACGCCGGATTTTGAGACGGCAGTCAAGGCGATTTATGACGAATTTGTGACGAAGGAGGATTTGCAGGGATGA
- a CDS encoding aspartate-semialdehyde dehydrogenase, with product MKKVAIAGATGAVGRQMLECIRERNLPVEVKLLASARSKGKVIDGLVVEELTPDSFQGVDYVLGACENDVTKRWMPWAQEAGCVVVDNSSAFRLDDNVPLVVPEINADDIDHHNGIIANPNCSTIIALVGCDALKKEFGLKRMIVTTMQAVSGAGVKGIADLENQVKGEDVPFQAFPYQIAYNLIPQIGDFDEFGISKEEWKMQNEGRKIWHEPELLVNCTCVRVPVMRSHSESITLECETEVDVARAREVLKQAAGVQLKDDPQNRVYPMPLDTTDQDDVFVGRIRKDLTDPEGKTLQVFVCGDQIRKGAATNAVQILEKLLEKAE from the coding sequence ATGAAGAAAGTGGCAATTGCAGGCGCGACCGGCGCCGTGGGAAGACAGATGCTGGAATGTATCCGGGAACGGAATCTGCCGGTGGAGGTGAAGCTGCTGGCCAGCGCCCGGTCCAAAGGCAAGGTCATTGACGGTCTGGTCGTGGAGGAACTGACCCCGGATTCCTTCCAGGGTGTGGACTATGTCCTCGGCGCCTGCGAAAATGACGTGACGAAGCGGTGGATGCCCTGGGCGCAGGAAGCCGGCTGTGTGGTGGTGGACAACTCCAGCGCCTTCCGGCTGGATGACAATGTCCCCCTGGTGGTGCCGGAAATCAATGCGGATGACATTGACCACCACAACGGCATCATTGCCAACCCGAACTGCTCCACGATCATTGCCCTGGTGGGGTGTGATGCGCTGAAGAAGGAATTCGGCCTGAAGCGCATGATCGTGACCACCATGCAGGCGGTGTCCGGAGCCGGGGTCAAAGGGATTGCGGATCTGGAAAACCAGGTCAAAGGTGAAGATGTTCCCTTCCAGGCGTTCCCCTACCAGATCGCCTACAACCTGATTCCGCAAATCGGCGACTTCGATGAGTTCGGCATCTCCAAGGAAGAATGGAAGATGCAGAACGAAGGCCGGAAAATCTGGCATGAACCGGAACTTCTGGTGAACTGCACCTGTGTCCGCGTTCCCGTGATGCGCTCCCACTCCGAGTCCATCACCCTGGAATGTGAAACCGAAGTGGATGTGGCCAGGGCCCGGGAAGTGCTGAAGCAGGCCGCGGGAGTGCAGCTGAAGGATGACCCGCAGAACAGGGTGTATCCCATGCCGCTGGATACCACGGACCAGGACGATGTGTTCGTGGGCCGGATCCGCAAGGACCTGACCGATCCGGAGGGAAAGACGCTGCAGGTGTTTGTCTGCGGCGACCAGATCCGCAAGGGTGCGGCAACGAACGCTGTGCAGATCCTGGAAAAGCTGCTGGAAAAAGCCGAATAA
- the lgt gene encoding prolipoprotein diacylglyceryl transferase → MHFELFHLGPLTVYTYGFLIAIGILAAFFVADRRGKAMGMDTSHLEGITLTVCITGFACSKLLYILTRLPDIIADPGILMNLEDGWVVYGGIIGGLLGGLWYCRRHQMNFMEWFDLLIPEVALAQGFGRLGCFFAGCCYGIPVEWGITFPEGGLAPAGIPLFPSQLISSAFDFGMFFFLCWIAKRKKFNGEVGAWYLILYSVGRFIIEFFRGDLIRGAVGTLSTSQFISVFTLAAGIAILVVMRKKYKNGMTKKA, encoded by the coding sequence ATGCATTTTGAACTCTTTCATCTGGGGCCCCTGACGGTGTACACCTACGGGTTCCTGATTGCCATTGGCATCCTGGCCGCCTTCTTTGTGGCGGACCGTCGGGGCAAAGCCATGGGGATGGATACATCTCATCTTGAAGGCATCACCCTGACGGTGTGCATTACGGGGTTTGCCTGCTCCAAGCTGCTCTATATCCTGACAAGGCTGCCGGACATCATTGCCGATCCGGGGATCCTGATGAATCTCGAAGACGGCTGGGTGGTCTATGGCGGCATCATCGGTGGTTTGCTTGGCGGGCTCTGGTACTGCCGGCGTCATCAAATGAATTTCATGGAGTGGTTTGACCTTCTGATACCGGAAGTGGCGCTCGCACAGGGATTCGGGCGACTGGGCTGCTTCTTTGCGGGATGCTGCTACGGCATTCCGGTGGAATGGGGCATCACATTCCCGGAAGGCGGACTGGCTCCGGCTGGCATTCCGCTGTTTCCCAGCCAGCTGATTTCCTCGGCGTTTGACTTCGGGATGTTCTTCTTTCTGTGCTGGATCGCAAAGCGGAAGAAGTTCAACGGCGAAGTCGGTGCCTGGTACCTGATCCTGTATTCAGTGGGGCGTTTCATCATCGAGTTCTTCCGCGGCGACCTGATCCGGGGTGCAGTGGGAACCCTCTCCACTTCACAGTTCATTTCCGTCTTCACGCTGGCTGCCGGCATTGCGATCCTGGTCGTCATGCGGAAAAAATACAAAAATGGTATGACAAAGAAGGCTTGA
- a CDS encoding AzlD domain-containing protein, with protein sequence MNMLVLTICLALSTAIPRILPAVFISRMHFSRGARKFLRLLPVSVMAALIFPGVIQSSPNATACLTTIGLSVFCGLMNWPPITAVLASAGAVWLLLVLM encoded by the coding sequence ATGAACATGCTGGTGCTGACCATCTGCCTGGCGCTCTCCACAGCGATTCCCCGGATCCTGCCGGCGGTTTTTATTTCCCGGATGCACTTTTCCAGAGGCGCAAGGAAATTCCTGCGGCTGCTGCCGGTCTCGGTCATGGCTGCCCTGATTTTTCCCGGTGTCATCCAGTCATCACCCAATGCGACTGCCTGTCTGACGACGATCGGACTGTCGGTTTTCTGCGGACTGATGAACTGGCCTCCAATCACCGCCGTGCTTGCCAGTGCCGGGGCTGTCTGGCTGCTTCTCGTGCTGATGTGA